GGAGTAGGTTCTTTATTCACTACAACTACTAAGAAAGATACCCGTAAAGTAACAATCCAAATGTTAAAAAGAATTAAAAATGAAGTTAAGATACCGGTAATTGCCATAGGAGGAATAAATAAAAACAATTTAGAAAAAATTAAAGGAATAGCCGATGGGGTGGCAGTAGCTTCAGCTATCTTAAAGGGGAAAGATATTAAAAGGGATGTTCTTGAGTTAGTAAATCTCTTTGGTTAAATTGTATAATTATTTTTCATTTACCTTTTTTTTAAAAGAAGAATCATATATTTTAGTTTGTTGATCTAAAAAAGAGTCTTGTCCATTATTAGGTAAAGGTATGTCTTTCTGTATTTCTTTAGAAGATAATCTTTTATAATACTCCTTCATCCTTACCCCTTTTGTGATGAAAAGGGCAAAGAGGATGAAAAACAATGCCAAAGTAACTCCTACTAAGTTAATAAAGACATCGGTTAAGCTGGCAACCCTCGATGGTACAAAACTTTGGCGATACTCATCTAAAAAGGCGATAGTAGTTCCCCCTAAAAAAGCTAGAAAAAGGGCAGTTAATACCTTTTTAACATAGTGACTGGCTAAAAGGAAAAACGCTAATGTAATAAAGAAAAACATAACTACATGGGCAAATTTTCTCAAGACAAACTCCACAATCCTAGGGTTATCACTGGTATATGTTAAAAAATCTCTACCAATAATTTTAAAGGGCTTTAAATCGCTGATATCAAAGGGTAGGCGGTTACCTAGCCAGTTGGAAAATCGGATTAATGATACATCAAATCTCGCTAAAATACCCTCTAAAAAGGAATGGACATATCTTAGCACAGGTAAAACCTGTAGACCAGGTATAGATGATAAATAAAATATAAGACCTACAAAAAAGAATAAAATTAACCAAGCCTTAACTTTCATCTACAACAACTCCTTAAA
This genomic interval from Anaerobranca californiensis DSM 14826 contains the following:
- a CDS encoding VanZ family protein, translating into MKVKAWLILFFFVGLIFYLSSIPGLQVLPVLRYVHSFLEGILARFDVSLIRFSNWLGNRLPFDISDLKPFKIIGRDFLTYTSDNPRIVEFVLRKFAHVVMFFFITLAFFLLASHYVKKVLTALFLAFLGGTTIAFLDEYRQSFVPSRVASLTDVFINLVGVTLALFFILFALFITKGVRMKEYYKRLSSKEIQKDIPLPNNGQDSFLDQQTKIYDSSFKKKVNEK